One Bradyrhizobium zhanjiangense DNA segment encodes these proteins:
- a CDS encoding arsenic transporter: protein MPSDAIWAWSIIVAATAGVIIRPFRLPEAVWALIGAVALVLLGFLPWQDALTGIEKGVDVYLFLIGMMLIAELARLEGLFDYLAAFAVEHARGSPQRLFLLIYLVGTLVTVLLSNDATAIVLTPAVYAATRAAGAKPLPYLFVCAFIANAASFVLPISNPANLVVFGKHMPHLGTWLRQFALPSLASIGLTYVALRLALHRELKDETIEKSVPHPKLGRGGRLTAYGIGAIGIVLIWASALDLQLGLPTFVCGTATAAAVLLINRQSPMPVLRGVSWSVLPLVGGLFVMVEALVKTGVIAQLSGLLHQAVAQSVPQAAWSVGIATALADNIANNLPVGLVAGSVAASDHLPVPVVSAILIGVDLGPNLSVTGSLATILWLVALRREKIEVGAWLFLKLGLLVTPPALIAALAAAIR, encoded by the coding sequence GTGCCGTCTGACGCCATCTGGGCCTGGAGCATCATCGTAGCCGCGACCGCAGGCGTCATCATCCGACCCTTTCGCCTGCCGGAGGCGGTCTGGGCCCTGATCGGCGCCGTTGCACTGGTGCTGCTCGGATTCCTACCTTGGCAGGATGCGCTCACCGGCATCGAGAAGGGTGTCGACGTCTATCTCTTCCTGATCGGCATGATGCTGATCGCCGAGCTCGCCCGCCTCGAAGGCCTGTTCGACTATCTGGCCGCCTTTGCGGTCGAGCATGCGCGCGGCTCTCCGCAGCGGTTGTTCCTGCTGATCTACCTCGTCGGCACGCTGGTGACGGTGCTGCTTTCGAATGATGCCACCGCGATCGTGCTGACACCCGCCGTTTACGCCGCAACCCGCGCGGCCGGCGCCAAGCCGCTGCCTTATCTGTTCGTCTGCGCCTTCATTGCCAATGCCGCGAGCTTCGTGCTGCCGATCTCCAATCCGGCCAACCTCGTGGTGTTCGGCAAGCACATGCCGCATCTCGGAACGTGGCTGCGTCAGTTCGCGCTGCCGTCACTTGCCTCGATCGGTCTCACCTATGTCGCATTGCGCCTTGCGCTGCACCGCGAGTTGAAGGACGAAACGATCGAAAAGAGTGTCCCTCACCCGAAACTCGGACGCGGCGGGCGATTGACCGCCTATGGCATCGGCGCCATCGGCATCGTGCTGATCTGGGCCTCTGCGCTCGATCTGCAATTGGGCTTGCCGACATTCGTCTGCGGGACCGCGACGGCGGCCGCCGTGCTGCTGATCAACCGTCAATCGCCTATGCCTGTGCTGCGCGGCGTGTCCTGGAGCGTGCTGCCGCTGGTCGGCGGGCTCTTTGTCATGGTGGAGGCGCTGGTGAAGACCGGTGTGATCGCGCAGCTCAGCGGGCTGCTGCACCAAGCGGTGGCACAATCCGTCCCGCAGGCCGCCTGGAGCGTCGGCATTGCCACCGCGCTCGCCGACAACATCGCCAACAACCTTCCGGTCGGCCTCGTCGCCGGCTCGGTCGCCGCCAGCGATCATCTGCCCGTGCCTGTTGTCAGCGCCATCCTGATCGGCGTCGACCTCGGCCCCAATCTGTCGGTGACCGGCTCGCTCGCCACCATCCTCTGGCTGGTCGCGCTCCGGCGCGAGAAGATCGAGGTCGGCGCCTGGCTGTTCCTCAAGCTCGGCCTGCTGGTGACGCCACCCGCGCTGATCGCGGCGTTGGCGGCGGCAATCCGGTAA